One part of the Scatophagus argus isolate fScaArg1 chromosome 12, fScaArg1.pri, whole genome shotgun sequence genome encodes these proteins:
- the cplx2 gene encoding complexin-2, with product MDFVMKQALGGATKDMGKMLGGEEEKDPDAAKKEEERQEALRQQEEERKAKHARMEAEREKVRQTIRDKYGLKKKEEKEAEEKAALEQACEGSLTRPKKAIPRGCGDDDEEDEESILDTVLKFLPGPLQDMFKK from the exons GGGCCACCAAAGACATGGGTAAGATGCTGGGTGGCGAGGAGGAGAAGGACCCGGATGCAGccaagaaggaggaggagcggcAGGAGGCGCTGAGGcagcaagaggaggagaggaaggccAAACACGCCCGcatggaggcagagagggaaaaagtaCGGCAGACCATCAGGGACAAG TATGggctgaagaagaaggaggagaaagaggcagaggagaaagcGGCGTTGGAACAGGCTTGTGAGGGATCGCTGACACGTCCAAAGAAGGCAATTCCTCGGGGCTGTGGAGACGATGATGAAGAGGACGAGGAAAGCATCCTTGACACTGTCCTCAAGTTTCTGCCTGGGCCTCTACAGGACATGTTcaagaagtaa